The following DNA comes from Burkholderia sp. HI2500.
GTCTACGTCGACATCCTGCGCCGGCGGCGCCGCTGACGGTCGCATTCACGCAGGCAGGTGCTTCATCGCCGGTTCCGGCCGGCGTCCCAGTCGTTCCAGTCGGTTGAGTCGATACGAAAAAAGGAGACGCGAAGTGATCAGGAGCAAGGTGTTGAACGCGATCGTCGGGCTGACGTTCGCCGTCGGCGTCACGGCCGGCGCGCAGGCGCAGGAAACCTACATCCCGCTGATCTCGAAGGGCTTCCAGCATCAGTTCTGGCAGGCCGTGAAAGCGGGCGCGATGCAGGCCGCGAAGGACTACAAGGTGAGGGTGACGTTCGACGGGCCGGAGACCGAGGCGATGGTCGACAAGCAGATCGACATGCTGTCGGCCGCGATCGCGAAGAAGCCGGCCGCGCTCGGCTTCGCGGCGCTCGACAGCAAGGCCGCGCTGCCGCTCTTGAAGAAGGCGCAGGCCGAGAAGATCCCGGTGATCGCGTTCGACTCGGGCGTGGACAGCGACATCCCGGTGACGACGGCCGCGACCAACAACAAGGCCGCCGCGGCGCTCGCCGCCGACAAGCTCGCCGCGCTGATCGGCGATGAGGGCGAGGTGGCCGTGGTCGCGCACGACCAGACGAGCCGCACCGGCATCGACCGCCGCGACGGCTTCCTCGAACGGATGAAGTCGGCGCATCCGAAGGTGCAGGTCGTCACCGTGCAGTACGGCGAAGGCGACCAGCTGAAGTCGACCGAGGTGACGAAGTCGATCCTGCAGGCGTATCCGAAGCTCAAGGGGCTGTTCGGCACCAACGAAGGCTCGGCGATCGGCGTGGTCAACGGCGTGCGCGAGATGAAGCGCAAGGTCGTGATCGTCGGGTACGATTCCGGCAAGCAGCAGAAGGACGCGATTCGCAGCGGGCTGATGGCCGGCGCGATCACGCAGAACCCGGTCGGGATCGGCTACAAGACGGTCGAGGCGGCCGTGAAGGCGATCAAGGGCGAGAAGCTGCCGAAGGTCATCGATACCGGTTTCTATTGGTACGACAAGACCAATATCGACGATCCGAAGATCACGGCGGTGTTGTACGACTGAACGTTGCGTCGCGCGGCGGTGGCGCGCGCCGCCGCCGCGGCGACCGGCCACGAGGGCATCATGGGCGCAGTGCGTATCGATTCGCATCAGCACTTCTGGCGCTATCGCGCCGCCGATTACCCGTGGATCGGCCCCGGCATGGGCGTGCTCGCGCGCGACTACCTGCCCGATGCGCTGTGGCCGCTGATGCATGCGCAGGCGATCGGCGCGTCGATCGCGGTGCAGGCGCGCGCCGGGCGCGACGAGACGGCGTTCCTGCTCGATCTCGCGCGCGACGATGCGCGCATCGCGGCGGTGGTCGGCTGGGAGGATCTCGCCGCGCCGCAGCTCGCGGATCGCATTGCCCAATGGCGCAGCCCGAAGCTGCGCGGGTTTCGTCACCAGGTGCAGGACGAAGCCGATGCCGGCGCGTTCGTCGCGGAGCCGGGCTTCAACCGCGGCATCGCGTGGCTGCAGGCGAACGGCTACGTGTACGACGTGCTCGTGTTCGAGCGCCAGTTGCGCGAGGTGTGGGCGTTTTGTGCGCGGCACGACGCGCACTGGCTCGTGCTCGATCACGTCGGCAAGCCCGCACTCGCCGACTTCGAGCGCGACGACACGGCGCTCGCGCGCTGGCGCGCCGCGTTGCGCGAGCTGGGCGCGCTGCCGCATGTCGTGTGCAAGCTGTCGGGGCTCGTGACCGAGGCCGACTGGAAGCGCGGGCTGCGCGGGAAGGACGTCCGGCGCATCGAGCAGTGTCTCGACGCGGCGCTCGACGCGTTCGGCCCGCAGCGGCTGATGTTCGGGTCGGACTGGCCCGTGTGCCTGCTGGCCGCGTCGTATGACGAAGTGGCGTCGATCATCGAGCGCTGGGCCGAATCGCGATTGTCGGCGGCCGAGCGCACCGCGCTGTGGGGCGGCACCGCCGCGCGTTGCTACGCGGTGCCGACGTGAGCGCGCGGTCGTGTGCGTTGGGGCGTGGCTTCGTCGGACGAATGGCGACGGGCGCCACGGAGTGTCGATGGTTGCGGCCGCATCGATGCTGCGCCCGATGCCCGGGGCCGAACCTTTAGAATAGGCGCAAACGGTTGCGTGCGATGCGCGCGGCCGTCCGGAACGAAACCGATCACCAGTCCCGACGTATGTCCATCCAGCCGATTCAGAACCGCCGCCTCTACCAGCAGATCGCCGACAAGCTCAGTGCGATGATCGAGTCCGGCGATTTTCCGCCGGGCAGCTACCTGCCGCCCGAGCGCGAACTGGCCGAACAGTTCGGCGTGTCGCGCACCTCGGTGCGCGAGGCGCTGATCGCGCTCGAAGTGAGCGGACTCGTGAGCGTGCGCGTCGGCGACGGCGTGAAGGTGCGCCATCCCGAAGCGGCCGCCGCGCCCGAGCCCACGCCTGTCCCTGCGGAGAAGGCCGCGCCGTTCACGATCGTCGAGATCGATCCCGAACTCGGCATCGCACTCGACCTCGATACCGAAATCCCGCCGTTCGCGTTGCTGCAGGCACGCCGGCTGATCGAGCCGGAAGCGGCGTCGCTGGCCGCGAAGCACGGCTCGGACGAGCAGATCGAAGGGATCCACGAGGCGTTCCTGCGCAACCAGGCAGACAACCTCAGCGGCTCGCTTACGCATCCGGGCGACCGGCTGTTTCATATCCGCATCGCGGAGGCGAGCGACAACGCCGCGTATGCGCTGATGATCAAGCAGCTGCTCGCGCACAAGTACGACCTGATGTTCCAGCGGCTGCAGTCGCTGTACATGCCGAACGACATGCCGCACCGGTCGGAACTCGAACACCGCGCGATCCTCGATGCGATCCGCGCACGCGACCCGGACGCCGCGCGCCGCGCGATGGCCGAGCATCTCGACGAAGTGATCCGCATCTTCGGCCGCGCGCTCGATTGAGCGCGCGTCGAAGCGTGACCGGTTGCCCGTTCAGAAGCGATCCGCGCGATACGGCGCCGGATCGGTGAACGGCGCTTCGCCCGTCATCATCTCGGCCAGCAGGCGGCCGGTGACGGGGCCGAGCGTCAGCCCGTGATGGTTGTGCCCGAACGCGAACCACAGCCCGCGATGCGCGGGCGCGGGGCCGATCACCGGGCGCATGTCGGGCGTGCACGGCCGGAAGCCGAGCCAGGGTTGCGGGTCGAGCCGCTCGCCGAAACCGAACACGGGCCGCGCGACGCGTTCCGCGCGTTCGAGCTGCACGCCGGTGGGCGGCACGCCGCGCCGCGCGATCTCGACGCCGGTCGTCAGCCGCAGCCCGCGCTTCATCGGGGCGATCACGTAACCGTATTCGCGATCGACGATCGGCGCCGACGGCACGCCGCGCGCGGACGGCGCGTAGTGCATGTGATAGCCGCGCTTCTCGCGCAGCGGGATCGTGTAGCCGAACTTGCCGAACACCGTGTCGGACCACGGGCCGAGCGCGACGACCACGGCCGGCGCGGCCGCCAGGCCGTCCTGCGTCCTGACCT
Coding sequences within:
- a CDS encoding amidohydrolase family protein, with translation MGAVRIDSHQHFWRYRAADYPWIGPGMGVLARDYLPDALWPLMHAQAIGASIAVQARAGRDETAFLLDLARDDARIAAVVGWEDLAAPQLADRIAQWRSPKLRGFRHQVQDEADAGAFVAEPGFNRGIAWLQANGYVYDVLVFERQLREVWAFCARHDAHWLVLDHVGKPALADFERDDTALARWRAALRELGALPHVVCKLSGLVTEADWKRGLRGKDVRRIEQCLDAALDAFGPQRLMFGSDWPVCLLAASYDEVASIIERWAESRLSAAERTALWGGTAARCYAVPT
- a CDS encoding FadR/GntR family transcriptional regulator; the protein is MSIQPIQNRRLYQQIADKLSAMIESGDFPPGSYLPPERELAEQFGVSRTSVREALIALEVSGLVSVRVGDGVKVRHPEAAAAPEPTPVPAEKAAPFTIVEIDPELGIALDLDTEIPPFALLQARRLIEPEAASLAAKHGSDEQIEGIHEAFLRNQADNLSGSLTHPGDRLFHIRIAEASDNAAYALMIKQLLAHKYDLMFQRLQSLYMPNDMPHRSELEHRAILDAIRARDPDAARRAMAEHLDEVIRIFGRALD
- a CDS encoding ABC transporter substrate-binding protein, encoding MIRSKVLNAIVGLTFAVGVTAGAQAQETYIPLISKGFQHQFWQAVKAGAMQAAKDYKVRVTFDGPETEAMVDKQIDMLSAAIAKKPAALGFAALDSKAALPLLKKAQAEKIPVIAFDSGVDSDIPVTTAATNNKAAAALAADKLAALIGDEGEVAVVAHDQTSRTGIDRRDGFLERMKSAHPKVQVVTVQYGEGDQLKSTEVTKSILQAYPKLKGLFGTNEGSAIGVVNGVREMKRKVVIVGYDSGKQQKDAIRSGLMAGAITQNPVGIGYKTVEAAVKAIKGEKLPKVIDTGFYWYDKTNIDDPKITAVLYD